The following are encoded in a window of Methylicorpusculum oleiharenae genomic DNA:
- a CDS encoding nucleotidyltransferase domain-containing protein translates to MAHAQTQFENFHSKILLGYDESSVLRDRRETLLNDLKNNISKDAPKYETFNQGSYALYTGITPIVGDPDMDIGVIFDCAPEDYPDPLTLKKYVRDALTRHNRTVKIRRPCVTVTYFKDGEATHHIDLAVYSVNGNGQTQLARCRETDAKEDRVWEPSEARELTSKIIDRFKDNDRQQFRRVVRALKRWRDNKIGHKNVPSIGLSVAAYNWFTPKYDSVDGKPLDLIAMRDLINQMLSNWGFSRLVVNLPVAPYCDLFERMSDAQMKDFKERLETLRNALNEAESQPDTHEACKILQKQFGDDFPVPEKASTTKKTSSGVSVSGRSA, encoded by the coding sequence ATGGCTCATGCACAAACCCAGTTTGAAAATTTTCATAGCAAGATCCTACTTGGTTATGACGAAAGTTCTGTTTTACGTGATCGACGCGAAACTTTGCTGAATGATTTAAAAAACAATATCAGCAAAGATGCCCCTAAATACGAGACTTTTAATCAGGGCAGTTATGCTTTATATACGGGTATCACTCCCATTGTCGGCGATCCCGATATGGACATTGGGGTAATTTTTGACTGCGCCCCTGAAGATTACCCTGATCCGCTGACTTTAAAAAAATATGTCAGAGACGCTCTAACTCGTCACAATCGTACTGTCAAAATTCGTCGCCCTTGCGTCACTGTTACCTATTTCAAGGATGGAGAGGCTACGCATCATATTGACTTGGCTGTTTACAGTGTAAATGGCAATGGCCAAACCCAGCTTGCTCGCTGCAGAGAAACTGATGCCAAGGAAGATCGGGTATGGGAACCATCCGAAGCACGGGAGCTTACAAGTAAAATTATTGATCGGTTTAAAGATAATGATCGTCAACAATTTCGCCGCGTAGTTCGCGCATTAAAACGTTGGCGCGACAATAAAATTGGTCACAAAAATGTTCCTAGCATTGGTTTATCCGTAGCTGCTTATAACTGGTTCACGCCCAAATACGACAGTGTTGATGGTAAACCCCTTGATCTAATTGCAATGCGGGATTTGATTAACCAAATGCTCTCCAACTGGGGATTTTCCCGTTTAGTGGTAAATTTGCCGGTAGCTCCTTACTGCGACCTTTTCGAACGGATGAGCGATGCGCAAATGAAGGATTTCAAAGAACGATTGGAAACTTTACGAAATGCTTTGAACGAAGCTGAAAGCCAGCCAGACACTCATGAAGCATGTAAAATTTTGCAAAAGCAGTTTGGAGATGATTTTCCAGTACCTGAAAAAGCGAGCACTACTAAAAAGACTTCATCGGGTGTGAGCGTTTCGGGCAGATCGGCTTGA
- a CDS encoding HesA/MoeB/ThiF family protein, translated as MISEQKQFTDSIACALAELGATQINFRLSNSQPVWQFELSDGDYVWPLELCPAGWDFCRLPSVNWLTSLPVWGWPHISGSGDVCVSDREGLDYDPSDITGVLSWLLAEVKRLLREIHGMSNCERLSLFADELEGYLKNLGARFAQLDEQFAANQSVYGEVHNQKFGLKTVPVLRRVNAGSTALVNCQQVRIGLLDVCIQQLPPLKSELDANWWQQFLSCLDESQHVIATSPKHRGLVLRVANNYGHALLTLYWGNRGNKKPWGATVYLLQRQDRDYLIRRTGGTVLDRHVLVAGVGAIGSRVAEHLVLAGVSKLTLVDQDIFSADNLGRHVLGKDAISKKKVEALASFLAERMPGIDIVPEATNIQRLIDKGIPANVDTIVLATGNAPLERAIARQAYREQWSVLIVSTSVEAVGLGGHVIAMRPGTAGCLDCLYIDPETQQPIPSMRTALIKPGQVVTRQLTGCGAFTPYTAIDATRTALIAAEHVINQKLGYSRWVGDTTQAKNANISPSSTYWALMSQRIPTFLSSSDFTHLECPCCSV; from the coding sequence TTGATATCGGAGCAGAAACAATTTACTGACAGTATTGCGTGCGCTTTGGCTGAGCTTGGCGCAACGCAAATTAACTTCAGGCTTTCTAATTCTCAGCCGGTTTGGCAGTTTGAATTATCAGATGGCGATTATGTTTGGCCGCTAGAATTATGTCCGGCCGGTTGGGATTTTTGTCGTCTGCCTTCAGTAAACTGGTTAACCAGTTTGCCAGTTTGGGGATGGCCTCATATAAGCGGCAGTGGTGATGTTTGCGTTAGTGATCGGGAGGGACTGGACTATGACCCTAGCGACATCACGGGGGTACTAAGCTGGCTGTTAGCCGAGGTCAAAAGATTGCTGCGTGAAATTCACGGAATGTCGAACTGTGAACGTCTCTCACTGTTTGCCGATGAACTTGAGGGCTATCTAAAAAATCTGGGTGCCCGATTTGCGCAGCTCGATGAGCAATTTGCAGCAAATCAATCGGTCTACGGTGAAGTCCATAATCAAAAATTTGGGCTTAAGACCGTCCCTGTCCTTCGTCGAGTGAATGCAGGTTCAACTGCTTTGGTTAACTGCCAGCAGGTTCGTATTGGTTTACTCGATGTTTGCATTCAACAACTACCACCTCTCAAATCAGAGCTCGATGCCAATTGGTGGCAGCAATTTTTGAGTTGTCTTGATGAATCGCAACATGTGATTGCCACCTCACCAAAACATCGAGGACTTGTCCTGCGCGTGGCTAACAACTATGGCCACGCGTTGTTAACACTGTATTGGGGAAACCGTGGTAACAAGAAACCATGGGGAGCCACTGTCTATCTTTTGCAACGACAAGATCGCGACTATCTCATTCGCCGGACTGGTGGAACGGTTCTTGATCGTCATGTATTGGTCGCAGGGGTAGGCGCCATTGGTTCTCGAGTCGCTGAACATTTGGTTCTGGCTGGCGTTTCCAAACTTACGCTGGTAGATCAAGACATATTTAGTGCTGATAATCTTGGCCGCCACGTTCTCGGCAAAGACGCAATCTCAAAGAAGAAAGTTGAGGCATTAGCAAGTTTCTTGGCAGAACGCATGCCAGGCATCGATATTGTCCCAGAAGCCACGAATATTCAACGTCTGATTGATAAAGGTATTCCCGCCAATGTCGACACAATCGTGTTGGCAACTGGGAATGCTCCTCTCGAACGAGCAATTGCACGCCAGGCATATCGAGAACAGTGGAGCGTGCTCATTGTTTCTACCAGTGTTGAGGCAGTAGGACTTGGCGGACACGTGATAGCTATGCGCCCAGGTACTGCTGGCTGTTTGGACTGCCTCTATATTGATCCGGAAACACAACAACCAATACCAAGTATGCGAACAGCTTTAATCAAGCCTGGCCAAGTTGTGACCCGACAATTGACGGGCTGCGGGGCTTTCACGCCATACACGGCCATTGATGCAACGCGTACAGCGTTAATAGCCGCTGAACATGTCATAAACCAAAAGCTTGGTTATTCCCGTTGGGTGGGCGATACGACGCAGGCCAAAAATGCCAACATTAGCCCTTCAAGCACCTACTGGGCACTGATGTCTCAGCGTATTCCTACATTCCTGTCGTCATCAGATTTCACGCACCTGGAGTGCCCATGTTGCAGCGTTTGA
- a CDS encoding PhoX family protein encodes MNDLDKDLVEIDSGDEPMSNHSDNPHFATILEKRLSRRQMLTGSLGVAVAGMFGASGVTSLANAASGSLPTAAGVKPPFALNPTLGFDAIPVTRSDTATLPLGYKAQALIPWGTPITGNYPAFDSVNSNTGEEQEQQVGSHHDGMHYFPMKNDPNGHGLLCVNHEYVDQRVFHAAGPTFVAGQRPTDEVRKEIAGHGVSIVEIKKDAVSGEWNVVNGQYNRRVTAGTPAEIRGPVRGSDLVKTKYSPNGTMARGTINNCAHGYTPWGTYLTCEENWAGYFVSRVQLARAEALLDWFEDTQATLYPGRKTSFVQGRYFARFYPETGRIIGIFDEFFDQKVTNLVYSQVGNVFTDAGRVMEGEFGALLTQAGIDQNLSLSRPREQSRFGVPTANSRYRWETAQSGADEYIRFDATPKGADATEDYRNEPNTQGWVLEIDPFNPSSKPIKRTTMGRFAHEGAWLSPPQLGQPVVFYMGDDAQNEYIYKFVTKARYTKSVKGEILDEGTLYVARFNDDGTGVWLALDYNNMAFQAAAANANVVFKDQADVLVNTRLAADVVGATKMDRPEWGTVHPQTREVYMTLTNNSSRNAGNIDAANPRGPNPYGHIIRWREQGNRSWAEKFEWDIFVLSGTESDSQVLPEQGGPALTQDNIHASADGLWIDQNGILWIQTDMSGSQQASGPFGANQMLAANPVTGEIKRFLQGPNDQETTGVVSTPDGKTMFVNFQHPGDRSQPGAFTSNWPDSGAVYRHPGDTEVVAVPNGARPRSATIVITREDGGIVGL; translated from the coding sequence ATGAACGATTTAGATAAAGACCTGGTTGAAATTGATTCCGGCGATGAGCCGATGAGCAATCATTCCGATAATCCCCATTTTGCAACGATTCTGGAAAAAAGACTGTCGCGCAGACAAATGCTGACGGGCAGTTTAGGTGTAGCGGTTGCCGGCATGTTTGGTGCGTCCGGCGTTACAAGCCTGGCTAATGCCGCATCAGGTTCATTACCTACTGCAGCGGGTGTTAAGCCTCCTTTTGCTTTAAATCCTACTCTGGGTTTCGACGCGATTCCGGTCACGCGTTCCGATACCGCTACTCTCCCGCTGGGTTATAAAGCGCAAGCGCTGATTCCTTGGGGTACTCCAATCACCGGCAACTATCCAGCCTTCGATTCGGTTAACAGTAATACCGGTGAAGAACAAGAACAACAAGTCGGTTCGCATCACGACGGCATGCATTACTTCCCGATGAAAAATGATCCTAACGGTCATGGTTTGTTGTGCGTGAACCATGAATATGTCGATCAGCGCGTATTTCATGCAGCCGGCCCGACGTTCGTAGCCGGTCAACGTCCTACAGATGAAGTCAGAAAAGAAATTGCAGGCCACGGCGTCAGTATTGTCGAGATCAAAAAAGATGCAGTGAGCGGTGAATGGAATGTAGTCAATGGCCAGTACAACCGCCGAGTAACTGCCGGTACGCCTGCCGAAATTCGTGGTCCGGTCCGCGGCAGCGATCTGGTTAAAACAAAATACAGCCCAAACGGCACGATGGCGCGCGGTACGATCAATAATTGTGCGCACGGTTATACGCCTTGGGGCACTTATTTGACGTGTGAAGAAAACTGGGCCGGTTATTTCGTCAGCCGTGTGCAATTAGCCCGCGCCGAAGCCTTGTTGGACTGGTTCGAAGATACGCAAGCCACTCTGTATCCGGGCCGGAAAACGTCATTCGTCCAAGGCCGCTATTTTGCCCGTTTCTATCCGGAAACCGGCCGTATCATCGGTATTTTTGACGAATTTTTCGATCAAAAAGTCACCAATTTGGTTTATTCACAAGTGGGTAATGTGTTTACGGATGCCGGTCGCGTAATGGAAGGCGAATTCGGCGCCTTGTTGACTCAAGCCGGTATCGATCAAAACTTGTCTTTGAGTCGGCCCAGAGAACAAAGCCGTTTCGGCGTGCCTACCGCCAACAGCCGTTACCGTTGGGAAACCGCGCAAAGCGGTGCGGACGAATACATCCGTTTCGACGCCACGCCCAAAGGTGCCGATGCAACCGAGGATTACCGCAACGAGCCAAACACGCAAGGCTGGGTGCTGGAAATCGATCCGTTTAACCCCAGCAGTAAACCGATTAAACGTACCACGATGGGCCGTTTTGCGCATGAAGGCGCTTGGTTGTCTCCTCCGCAACTGGGTCAGCCAGTAGTTTTCTACATGGGTGATGACGCTCAAAATGAATATATCTACAAATTTGTCACCAAAGCGCGCTATACCAAATCAGTCAAAGGCGAAATCCTGGATGAAGGCACGTTGTATGTAGCCCGATTTAATGACGACGGCACAGGCGTATGGTTAGCTCTGGATTATAACAATATGGCTTTCCAGGCAGCGGCAGCCAATGCCAACGTGGTATTTAAAGATCAAGCGGATGTGTTGGTCAATACCCGTCTGGCGGCTGATGTCGTGGGCGCTACTAAAATGGATAGACCTGAGTGGGGTACGGTACATCCGCAAACCCGTGAAGTCTATATGACACTGACCAACAACAGCAGCAGAAACGCCGGTAATATCGATGCGGCCAATCCACGCGGTCCAAATCCTTACGGTCATATTATTCGCTGGCGCGAGCAGGGTAACCGTTCTTGGGCGGAGAAGTTCGAGTGGGATATCTTCGTGCTGTCGGGTACTGAAAGTGACAGCCAAGTATTGCCGGAACAAGGCGGTCCAGCTTTGACACAAGACAACATCCACGCCAGCGCGGATGGATTATGGATAGATCAAAACGGCATTTTGTGGATTCAAACCGACATGAGCGGTTCACAGCAAGCGTCAGGCCCTTTTGGTGCTAATCAGATGTTGGCAGCGAACCCTGTCACCGGTGAAATCAAGCGTTTCTTGCAAGGACCGAACGATCAGGAAACGACAGGCGTTGTGTCTACACCGGATGGTAAGACGATGTTTGTTAACTTCCAGCATCCAGGTGACCGTTCACAACCGGGCGCATTCACCAGTAACTGGCCGGACAGTGGAGCAGTCTACAGACACCCCGGTGATACTGAGGTTGTTGCTGTTCCAAACGGCGCACGTCCACGTTCAGCCACAATCGTCATCACGCGTGAAGATGGCGGTATCGTAGGTTTATAA
- a CDS encoding IS630 family transposase — protein MARKTERASLTLSEEQRRELETLTRSRTAARRKVERAEILLRYAEGTPILQIGNLLGVSRPTIYKCIDKALAAGITMGLSDTYHRPKAPEISDDAKSWVVNLACTKPKDHGLAAELWTLSQLAKFIGGEAENAGFPRLAKASKTTVWRILDEHEIKPHRIRYYLERRDPDFDAKMREVLIVYQEVALQNAMPTKAAPDASESECPVITVSVDEKPGIQAIGTVAPDLPPVSGRHSETGRDYEYVRHGTLSILAALDLQTGHLFAEVEERHRSSEFIQLLKRLDNHYPANATIRVILDNHSAHISKETMAYLATRPGRFEYVHTPKHGSWLNLIEMAFSKMARSFLRHIRVTSKQELKERILKGITEFNDQPVVFRWKNFDLGLV, from the coding sequence ATGGCGCGAAAAACAGAACGAGCATCCCTAACTCTGTCGGAAGAGCAAAGACGAGAGCTAGAAACTCTTACGCGTTCACGGACAGCAGCAAGACGGAAAGTTGAGCGAGCCGAAATTTTGCTCCGTTATGCAGAAGGCACCCCCATTTTACAGATTGGGAATTTACTGGGCGTAAGTCGCCCAACGATTTACAAGTGCATCGACAAAGCACTAGCAGCAGGTATCACCATGGGTTTATCGGACACCTACCATCGTCCGAAGGCCCCTGAGATTAGTGACGACGCAAAGAGTTGGGTGGTCAACTTAGCGTGCACCAAACCCAAAGATCATGGCCTGGCGGCAGAATTGTGGACCTTGTCACAGTTGGCAAAATTTATTGGCGGTGAGGCAGAGAACGCTGGATTTCCGCGCCTTGCTAAGGCAAGTAAGACCACGGTATGGCGAATTCTTGACGAACACGAGATCAAGCCTCACCGCATTCGCTATTACCTGGAACGGCGCGATCCTGATTTTGATGCGAAGATGCGCGAGGTTTTGATAGTTTACCAAGAAGTAGCCCTGCAAAACGCGATGCCAACAAAAGCCGCTCCGGACGCATCGGAATCAGAGTGTCCGGTTATCACTGTCAGCGTGGACGAAAAGCCGGGTATCCAAGCCATAGGGACCGTGGCACCCGACTTGCCGCCCGTATCCGGGCGTCATTCAGAAACCGGGCGTGATTATGAATACGTAAGGCATGGTACATTAAGTATTCTCGCCGCACTCGATTTGCAAACGGGCCATCTATTTGCCGAAGTGGAAGAGCGTCATCGCAGTAGTGAGTTCATCCAGTTACTCAAGCGTCTGGATAATCACTATCCTGCCAATGCGACTATTCGGGTTATCCTCGATAACCACAGCGCACATATTTCGAAGGAAACTATGGCTTACCTGGCAACGCGCCCGGGCCGCTTTGAGTATGTTCATACACCTAAGCATGGCTCATGGCTTAACCTGATTGAAATGGCCTTCTCTAAGATGGCTCGCTCATTCCTGCGCCATATCAGGGTAACTTCAAAACAGGAACTCAAGGAACGAATTCTTAAGGGCATTACCGAATTTAATGATCAGCCAGTTGTATTTAGATGGAAAAATTTCGATCTTGGCTTAGTATAA
- a CDS encoding Mov34/MPN/PAD-1 family protein, whose translation MLQRLSTGHVVWRLDESCSGSLSPKLIALLSKWAQHSFWSREAGGLLLGFIDNETEGLLGEFATTPGRGDRRSRTSFYRGPRHQQEAIEWNRVTDGRGTQLGLWHTHPELDPTPSPTDLEDCRNVLATGKFAVDGILYLIIGTRSIGCWFAKSGSPLVLLGNFTP comes from the coding sequence ATGTTGCAGCGTTTGAGTACCGGGCATGTCGTTTGGCGTCTTGACGAAAGTTGTTCAGGTTCGTTGTCCCCGAAACTGATCGCTCTGCTGTCTAAATGGGCTCAGCATTCATTCTGGTCGAGAGAGGCCGGTGGGCTATTGTTAGGATTTATCGACAACGAAACGGAAGGCTTATTGGGCGAATTCGCGACGACTCCAGGCCGAGGAGATCGCCGTAGCCGCACCAGTTTTTATCGTGGACCACGCCATCAACAAGAAGCGATTGAATGGAATCGCGTTACGGATGGACGGGGCACCCAGCTTGGATTGTGGCATACACATCCTGAACTTGACCCAACGCCCTCGCCAACTGATTTAGAAGATTGTCGTAATGTTTTGGCGACCGGTAAATTCGCAGTTGATGGGATCCTTTATTTAATTATTGGCACGCGCAGTATAGGCTGTTGGTTTGCCAAATCTGGTTCCCCTTTAGTTTTGCTTGGAAATTTCACCCCATGA
- a CDS encoding MJ1255/VC2487 family glycosyltransferase, whose protein sequence is MKIFYGVQGTGNGHITRARVMAEALYAAGIDVHFQFTGRPKDSYFDMAVFNGFQVRTGLTFNTHNGQVSYLKTAIEAKPITFIRDIQSLDLSDYDLVISDFEPVTSWAAKRQNKQVLGIGHQYAFGHTIPRAGSDPLANLVMKYFAPADRGIGLHWHHFGQPILPPIIETPAMPHTFFKHKVVVYLPFEDTQEVFQLLAPFKDFDFYMYTPDVQESPYEHIACKALSRAGFMQDLLDCGGIISNAGFELASEALQLGKKILAKPLHNQMEQISNAAALQQLGYGHVMKDLNATAIGNWLKVDHAVHITYPNVAQIITQWLQDGMPEMNTDFINNIWDNVNVLQVKH, encoded by the coding sequence ATGAAAATTTTCTACGGCGTTCAAGGCACGGGTAACGGCCATATTACGCGCGCCCGCGTGATGGCGGAAGCTCTATATGCGGCGGGTATCGATGTTCATTTTCAATTCACCGGCCGACCTAAGGACAGCTACTTCGATATGGCAGTTTTCAACGGCTTTCAAGTGCGCACCGGTTTAACCTTTAATACCCATAATGGGCAGGTCAGTTATTTGAAAACGGCGATAGAAGCCAAGCCGATCACTTTTATTCGTGATATTCAATCACTCGATTTGAGTGATTATGATCTGGTGATCAGCGATTTCGAACCGGTTACCTCGTGGGCTGCCAAGCGGCAAAATAAGCAGGTGCTTGGTATCGGTCATCAATATGCCTTCGGTCATACTATTCCTCGTGCCGGATCTGATCCACTGGCCAATCTGGTGATGAAGTATTTTGCTCCGGCAGACCGGGGTATCGGCCTTCACTGGCACCATTTCGGTCAGCCTATATTGCCGCCGATTATTGAAACACCGGCGATGCCGCACACTTTTTTCAAACACAAGGTTGTTGTCTATCTCCCCTTCGAAGATACGCAGGAAGTTTTCCAGCTATTGGCGCCGTTCAAGGATTTCGATTTTTATATGTACACGCCCGATGTGCAAGAGTCACCCTATGAACACATAGCCTGCAAGGCTCTGTCCCGTGCGGGATTCATGCAAGACTTGCTTGACTGCGGAGGCATAATCAGCAATGCCGGATTTGAACTCGCCAGTGAGGCCTTGCAACTGGGTAAAAAAATCCTGGCCAAACCCTTGCACAATCAAATGGAACAAATTTCCAATGCAGCGGCTTTGCAGCAATTGGGTTATGGTCATGTCATGAAGGATCTGAACGCTACAGCGATTGGGAATTGGTTGAAGGTAGATCATGCCGTGCATATCACTTATCCGAATGTCGCTCAGATCATTACCCAATGGCTACAGGATGGCATGCCCGAGATGAACACTGATTTCATCAATAACATCTGGGATAATGTCAATGTGTTGCAGGTGAAGCATTAG
- a CDS encoding ATP-binding protein: MRVSKEELIAVLAQFNPWWRGEPIADLPDWQRAASRELNRWINHPPIHRAILLSGARQVGKTTLLQQQIDALLKQGFPAANILYATFDHPVLKLAGIEAVLEAWREREPRVDGPEYLFIDEAQFIRDWGTWVKHQIDFNKQRRIVFTGSAMPLVEADQESGVGRWYTIRLTTLSFYEYLQIKQVQLPALPPLKSLAELFDWTPPQFYRAQEIAVPYVGHFHEYLIRGGFPQTAQVESITQAQRLLREDIIDKALKRDMTALFGVRRILDLEHTFLYLCMNDGGLLNITDLSSNLEVKRPTAQHFIELLEACHLIYRLPPFGYGKDVLKGRFKIYLADAAIAPAVLLKGKSIIDDPAALGVATETTVFKHLFAGYYPQNVRFTYWHGKKDREVDLVAEIGGQLIPFEVKYRAQHTGARELKGLIELCEQKKIARGYVVTKSLDDFGLMTGLPQTGETASQIMRLPAPLLCYWMGASELNQPEFND, encoded by the coding sequence ATGAGAGTCTCAAAAGAAGAACTAATTGCCGTATTGGCCCAATTCAATCCTTGGTGGCGTGGCGAACCCATTGCCGATTTACCGGATTGGCAGCGTGCCGCTTCGCGGGAGTTAAATCGCTGGATAAATCATCCTCCGATTCACCGGGCCATTCTGTTATCCGGCGCACGCCAGGTCGGCAAGACGACCCTGTTACAACAACAGATCGACGCTTTATTAAAACAAGGCTTCCCAGCGGCAAACATCCTTTACGCTACTTTTGACCATCCAGTCCTCAAATTGGCCGGCATCGAAGCCGTGTTGGAAGCGTGGCGCGAGCGCGAGCCGCGCGTCGATGGGCCTGAATACCTATTTATCGACGAAGCTCAGTTCATTCGTGATTGGGGGACGTGGGTTAAACATCAGATCGATTTCAACAAACAGCGCCGCATTGTCTTTACTGGTTCGGCCATGCCTTTGGTGGAAGCCGACCAGGAATCCGGCGTCGGGCGTTGGTATACCATTCGGCTGACCACTTTGTCGTTCTACGAGTACCTGCAAATCAAACAGGTACAGCTGCCGGCGTTGCCGCCTTTAAAAAGCCTGGCCGAGCTGTTCGACTGGACGCCGCCACAATTTTACCGGGCGCAGGAAATCGCAGTGCCCTATGTCGGCCATTTTCACGAATATCTGATTCGCGGCGGCTTCCCGCAAACCGCTCAAGTGGAAAGCATCACCCAAGCCCAGCGCCTGCTGCGTGAAGACATCATAGACAAGGCGCTCAAACGCGATATGACCGCACTGTTTGGTGTGCGTCGCATTCTGGATCTTGAACATACCTTCCTGTATTTGTGCATGAACGACGGCGGTTTGCTGAATATCACCGACTTGTCTAGCAACCTGGAAGTCAAACGTCCCACTGCCCAGCACTTCATCGAACTTCTGGAGGCATGCCACCTGATTTACCGCCTGCCGCCGTTCGGTTATGGCAAAGACGTGCTCAAGGGACGTTTCAAAATTTACTTGGCCGATGCCGCCATCGCACCCGCCGTATTGCTCAAGGGCAAAAGCATCATCGACGATCCCGCTGCCTTGGGTGTGGCAACTGAAACGACAGTGTTTAAGCATCTTTTTGCGGGCTACTATCCCCAGAATGTACGTTTTACCTACTGGCACGGGAAAAAAGACCGTGAGGTCGATTTAGTCGCAGAAATCGGCGGCCAATTGATTCCCTTTGAAGTCAAATATCGAGCCCAGCATACTGGTGCGAGAGAGTTAAAAGGGTTGATTGAACTGTGCGAGCAAAAGAAAATTGCCCGTGGTTATGTTGTCACCAAGTCGCTCGACGACTTCGGCTTGATGACCGGTCTGCCGCAAACCGGCGAGACTGCCAGCCAGATCATGCGTCTGCCGGCACCATTATTGTGTTACTGGATGGGCGCATCGGAATTGAATCAACCCGAATTTAACGATTAA
- the tatA gene encoding twin-arginine translocase TatA/TatE family subunit, with translation MGISVTQLVIIMVIVIVLFGTKRVRTIGTDVGEAIKNFRSSMKEGENDKSLSANASENSDAKVKLHEESKV, from the coding sequence ATGGGTATCAGCGTGACACAATTGGTCATTATTATGGTGATCGTTATTGTATTGTTTGGCACTAAACGAGTTAGAACGATAGGCACCGACGTTGGCGAAGCCATCAAAAACTTTCGCTCGTCAATGAAAGAAGGTGAAAATGATAAATCACTGAGTGCCAATGCATCTGAAAACAGTGATGCCAAAGTCAAATTGCATGAAGAAAGCAAAGTTTAA
- a CDS encoding alkaline phosphatase family protein: MLINRRRILLGLIVSSLLLTNAIAADAQPAGSISPDKTSSEPDLNKIKTIVVIYAENRSFDNLYGLFPGANGIANALAHPESYLQRDRDGKTVLPALPPVWNSDDPNWSFVAHLPNKPFQIDAAPGGTPGKTGVNAASPDLVHRFYNHQMQINEGRNDQFAVYSDAGGLSMGYYDGAKMAMWQLAKQYTLGDNFFMGAFGGSFLNHFWLVHRFIKTFTK, encoded by the coding sequence ATGCTCATCAATCGCCGTCGAATTTTATTAGGGTTAATCGTCAGTTCCTTATTGTTAACTAACGCCATTGCGGCTGATGCTCAACCGGCGGGCTCTATCAGCCCTGATAAAACGTCATCCGAGCCTGATCTGAACAAGATCAAAACCATCGTGGTGATCTACGCGGAAAATCGCAGTTTTGATAATCTGTATGGCCTTTTTCCCGGTGCTAATGGCATTGCAAATGCGTTGGCCCATCCTGAATCCTACTTACAACGTGATCGAGACGGCAAAACCGTATTACCGGCATTGCCCCCGGTTTGGAACAGTGATGATCCTAACTGGTCATTTGTCGCACACTTACCGAACAAGCCCTTTCAAATTGATGCCGCACCTGGCGGAACACCTGGCAAGACAGGTGTTAATGCTGCTTCACCGGATCTGGTGCACCGTTTTTACAACCATCAGATGCAGATTAATGAGGGACGCAATGATCAGTTCGCGGTCTATTCAGATGCCGGCGGTCTGTCGATGGGGTATTACGATGGCGCCAAGATGGCGATGTGGCAACTTGCAAAGCAATATACTCTGGGAGACAATTTTTTCATGGGCGCCTTCGGCGGCTCATTTCTGAATCACTTTTGGCTAGTACATCGTTTCATAAAAACATTTACAAAATAA
- the tatB gene encoding Sec-independent protein translocase protein TatB, giving the protein MFDIGFSELCVVGLVSILVIGPEKLPKVARIAGFWLGKTQNAVAKIKAEIKEELNAEELRSAINAQIAEEELSRISKDISSAAESINRSAESMALTDKAIDKS; this is encoded by the coding sequence ATGTTTGATATAGGATTTTCCGAACTCTGTGTGGTCGGACTGGTCAGTATCCTGGTTATCGGTCCGGAGAAGCTACCCAAAGTAGCCCGGATCGCCGGGTTTTGGCTGGGTAAAACCCAAAATGCCGTTGCAAAAATCAAAGCAGAAATCAAAGAAGAGCTTAACGCCGAGGAATTACGCAGTGCGATTAATGCGCAGATAGCGGAGGAGGAGTTGAGCCGAATCAGCAAGGACATCAGTTCTGCGGCCGAATCCATCAATCGATCGGCTGAATCGATGGCTCTGACCGATAAAGCCATAGATAAAAGTTAA